Below is a genomic region from Coffea eugenioides isolate CCC68of unplaced genomic scaffold, Ceug_1.0 ScVebR1_762;HRSCAF=1493, whole genome shotgun sequence.
AGACGTGATTTCTGTACTCCATTTGCCAAGACATCCCTCGGATCATGCACCATTGAAAATTACTTTTTCTGATCGATCAGACAATAGTCCACGACCTTTCAGATTTTTGAATGTCTGGACAAGCAAACCAGAACTATTGGATGTGATTCGACAGGCTTGGAATCAAGATGTGAGTAGATCTCCGCTACGTGTTTTGTGCTCTAAATTATTGGCAATGAGGAGGGCTATTCATACATGGAACAAGCAACATTTTGGGAATATATTTGATGTTGTATGTTCTGCGGAAGTGGTGGTCAAACAAGCAGAAGAATCGATGGATCAATATGCATCGGAGGAACTTCAGGTTGAGCTCAGTAAGGCTCAGGCAGAGTTGCGGAATGCATTGTTAATAGAAGAGCAATTTTGGAGCCAAAAAGCCAGGGCAAAATGGCTTAAACAGGGAGATCGCAATTCAAAGTATTTCCATGCGGTTGTAAGACAGATACGGATTAAAGGAATAATACACCGAATCAAATTAGCATGGACAAAAGACATGATGATTGGAGAAGAACGGAATTTGGGTGGACACCAATGCTGATATAGCAACTGAGGCCATATCATATTTCTCTAATCTCTTCACTGGCTATCTTGAGTCATCTTCTGATATGCGACATATGATTCTGCACATGATATCGGAAGAGGAAAATAGAAAATTGGAAGAAGTGCCTTCGATTGAAGAGATTCATCGAGTCCTGAAGTCAATGGATGGGGATAGTGCTGCTGGCCCCAATGGCTTCACAGGTAAATTTTTTACATTAGCCTGGGAAATTATTGCCCAAGATGTCTACAAGGCAATTCTCAGCTTTTTCTGTGGGGCAGAGTTGCCTCGATTTATCACCTCTACCTCAATTGTATTAATTCCAAAAAAGCCAAATCCTCAGGAGTTTTCTCATTATAGGCCAATCAGTCTGTGTAACTTCTTCAACAAGTTGTTATCCAGGATCTTAGCTGATAGAGTGGCTTCTCTATTGCCCAAAATTATTTCGCCCCAGCAGACAGGCTTTGTGAAGGGCCGTAATATAACAGAAAATTTTTTGCTAGCACAGGAGGTGGTGTCGGGTATTGGGAAAAAGACTAGAGGTGGTAATGTGGTAATGAAACTGGACATGTCTAAGGTATATGACCGAGTGGCATGGGATCATATCATTGGTGTTCTCAGGAGATTTGGCTTTGGAGAAAGATTCATTGATTTGGTTTGGCGATTGATCTCCAATGTCTGGTTTTCTATCATTATAAATGGGGCATCGCATGGTTTCTTTAAATCTACATGAGGCCTACGTCAGGGTGATCCATTATCGCCTGCTTTATTCATTATAGGAGCTGAGGTGTTACCTAGAGGATTGAATAATCTTGCTTTGCAATCGGGGTTTGTGGGTTTCAAAGTCCACTTTGCATGTCCTACTATAACTCATTTGGCTTTTGCGGATGATATTCTAATTTTTTCAAATGGATCCTCTTATTCTCTAAAGCTTATCATGCAGGTGCTAGATGCATATCAAAGGTGTTCTGGACAATTGATAAATGTGCTGAAAAGTTGTTACTTAGTACATCCCTCGACATCACCGGCAagaaaaaagatgattgaaCGTATCACCAAATTTAATTATCAACCATTTCTGATACGTTATTTGGGATTCCCCCTCTACTTTGGCAGATGTAAATCATCATATTT
It encodes:
- the LOC113758839 gene encoding uncharacterized protein LOC113758839 encodes the protein MEEAGVLDVGFSGASFTWSNNRRGRARVSKRLDRFLINGSCLDLSDVISVLHLPRHPSDHAPLKITFSDRSDNSPRPFRFLNVWTSKPELLDVIRQAWNQDVSRSPLRVLCSKLLAMRRAIHTWNKQHFGNIFDVVCSAEVVVKQAEESMDQYASEELQVELSKAQAELRNALLIEEQFWSQKARAKWLKQGDRNSKYFHAVVRQIRIKGIIHRIKLAWTKDMMIGEERNLGGHQC